One Candidatus Eisenbacteria bacterium genomic window carries:
- a CDS encoding DUF1800 domain-containing protein yields the protein MNRARCVRLALAGVLLVPAFAGAAAQTSDQQRCINDVNKYGSRVAKSQNKASVACVQNAGRGLTFRLGVPPQAQTAQDCLTNDVGGKIAKGTLKLQDREARSCLAAPEQLPGFGYAGAAAVDGAARAAGLAMVAGLFGPNLDAAIVSYAADSDGARCQYEVLRYTTELFYAIWKEALTAKKNVLRGIGRLTGTGPVASAVDLQSDIAATIQADAKGKIARSATRLHDKALQRCTGVPTPLAQMFPGACSASPSPVELGTCAEGLARGRFYQSLAGADALAIDCDLTDDGLANLSCESAELREHVLNRIGYGPDPWTRARIQQLGVTAYIQEQLSPATIDDSATDAELAQFPSLTMTFQELRANYANNPVPPQLGLGVIARELKQAKVIRAVMSHRQLAEVLVDFWQNHFNVAAGSSQRTKYDISPYDRIALRPNVLARFEDLLVADAKSPAMGDYLDNRRNRVNAINENYAREVLELHTVSVNGPYTETDIPELARCLTGWEEDYANAVDGFEFRANFHDQGAKTVMGVSIPPNGGMNDGLTMFDFLAHHPSTAQFISRKLVIRFVSENPPQRLVDEAAGVFLGTGGDLRSVMETILLSPEFLSSPQYRKAKVKRPLVFFASLIRAVGADPTTFNSNTVRNRVADQGEDLYDAGPPTGYPDTSGYWFSPGTALKRMNEAEAVSRGSYGLDFTYPVVGGTSEEIIDGLTSGLFLAPLSSPTREMGLGFLDILPEPVVATRIEQAAAVLLSSPEFLTH from the coding sequence ATGAATCGAGCCCGGTGCGTACGGCTGGCGCTCGCGGGTGTGCTGCTGGTGCCCGCGTTCGCCGGCGCCGCGGCGCAAACGAGCGACCAGCAGCGCTGCATCAACGACGTGAACAAATACGGCTCGCGGGTCGCGAAGAGCCAGAACAAGGCGAGCGTCGCCTGCGTGCAGAATGCCGGCCGTGGGCTGACCTTCCGGCTCGGCGTTCCCCCGCAGGCGCAGACCGCGCAGGACTGTCTCACCAACGACGTCGGCGGGAAGATCGCCAAGGGCACGCTGAAGCTCCAGGACCGCGAGGCACGGAGCTGCCTCGCCGCGCCCGAGCAGCTCCCGGGCTTCGGCTATGCCGGCGCGGCCGCCGTCGACGGGGCCGCGCGCGCGGCCGGTCTGGCGATGGTGGCCGGGCTCTTCGGGCCGAACCTCGACGCGGCGATCGTCTCCTACGCCGCCGACTCGGACGGAGCACGCTGCCAGTACGAAGTGCTGCGCTACACGACCGAGCTGTTCTACGCCATCTGGAAGGAGGCGCTGACGGCGAAGAAGAACGTGCTGCGGGGGATCGGCCGCCTGACTGGGACGGGGCCCGTCGCGTCGGCTGTCGACCTCCAGAGCGACATCGCCGCCACCATCCAGGCCGACGCCAAGGGGAAGATCGCGCGCTCCGCCACCCGCCTGCACGACAAGGCGCTCCAGCGCTGCACCGGCGTGCCGACGCCGCTCGCGCAGATGTTCCCCGGCGCCTGCAGCGCCTCGCCGTCGCCCGTCGAGCTCGGCACGTGCGCCGAGGGTCTCGCGCGCGGGCGGTTCTATCAGTCCCTCGCCGGCGCCGACGCGCTCGCGATCGACTGTGACCTCACCGACGACGGCTTGGCCAACCTCTCGTGCGAGTCCGCCGAGCTGCGCGAGCACGTGCTGAACCGCATCGGCTACGGCCCGGATCCATGGACGCGCGCCCGCATCCAGCAGCTCGGCGTCACGGCGTACATCCAGGAGCAGCTCTCGCCGGCGACGATCGACGACAGCGCCACCGATGCGGAGCTGGCGCAGTTCCCGAGCCTCACGATGACGTTCCAGGAGCTGCGCGCGAACTACGCGAACAATCCCGTCCCGCCGCAGCTGGGCCTCGGCGTCATCGCGCGCGAGCTGAAGCAGGCCAAGGTGATCCGCGCCGTCATGAGCCACCGCCAGCTCGCCGAGGTGCTCGTCGACTTCTGGCAGAACCACTTCAACGTCGCCGCCGGATCGAGCCAGCGCACGAAGTACGACATCAGCCCGTACGATCGCATCGCGCTGCGTCCGAACGTGCTGGCGCGATTCGAGGATCTGCTGGTGGCGGACGCCAAGTCGCCGGCGATGGGCGACTACCTCGACAACCGGCGCAACCGCGTGAATGCCATCAACGAGAACTACGCCCGCGAGGTCCTCGAGCTGCACACGGTGAGCGTCAACGGTCCCTACACCGAGACCGACATCCCCGAGCTGGCGCGCTGTCTCACGGGCTGGGAGGAGGACTACGCCAATGCCGTCGACGGCTTCGAGTTCCGCGCCAACTTCCACGACCAGGGCGCGAAGACGGTGATGGGTGTGTCGATCCCGCCCAACGGCGGCATGAACGATGGCCTCACCATGTTCGACTTCCTCGCCCACCATCCGAGCACGGCGCAATTCATCAGCCGCAAACTGGTCATCCGGTTCGTGTCGGAGAATCCGCCGCAGCGGCTGGTCGACGAGGCCGCCGGCGTCTTCCTCGGCACGGGTGGCGACCTCCGCAGCGTGATGGAGACGATCCTGCTTTCGCCCGAGTTCCTGTCGTCGCCGCAGTACCGCAAGGCGAAGGTGAAGCGACCGCTCGTCTTCTTCGCGAGCCTCATCCGCGCGGTCGGCGCCGATCCGACCACGTTCAACAGCAACACGGTTCGCAATCGCGTCGCCGACCAGGGCGAGGACCTGTACGACGCCGGTCCGCCCACCGGCTACCCCGACACGTCGGGCTATTGGTTCTCGCCGGGCACGGCGCTGAAACGCATGAACGAGGCCGAGGCAGTGAGCCGCGGCTCGTACGGCCTCGACTTCACGTATCCCGTGGTCGGCGGCACGTCGGAGGAGATCATCGACGGGCTCACGAGCGGCCTCTTCCTGGCTCCGCTCTCGAGCCCGACGCGCGAGATGGGGCTCGGCTTCCTGGACATCCTGCCGGAGCCGGTCGTCGCGACGCGCATCGAGCAAGCCGCGGCGGTGCTCCTCTCGAGCCCCGAGTTCCTGACCCACTGA
- a CDS encoding DUF1501 domain-containing protein, which produces MMLTRRQILQSAAVGMTAFLLPPWARKVRAAGTDPVIVSIFQRGACDGLNTVVPVGDPFYYSSRPTVQIAPGTELPLDAFFGLNPAFADLQTVYAAGDLAFIHAAGSPDPSRSHFDAQDFMDRAAPGNKSIVDGWLNRYLGVAGGGQSIAGISISSAKTKSLVGPAPALAFESIAGFTLTGNWASERRIALEARYEIVPGLVGGTVVDAFEAMDIVAGVDTTTTVTYPTGDLGAALRDAAALIKADIGVKVIAVNIGGWDHHTNLLANLASLGAELSACLRAFHDDLGADLGRTLTLVMTEFGRRVDENGGDGTDHGHGGVMMAMGGGIAGGRVVLKDGQWPGLAPANRFIGQDLQVTTDFRDVFAEALNRHMGLAVPSMGPIFPGFSASASRFPGLYA; this is translated from the coding sequence ATGATGCTCACGCGCAGACAGATCCTCCAGTCGGCTGCGGTCGGCATGACGGCCTTCCTCCTCCCCCCATGGGCGCGCAAGGTGCGGGCCGCGGGCACCGACCCGGTGATCGTGTCGATCTTCCAGCGCGGCGCCTGCGACGGGCTCAACACCGTCGTGCCGGTCGGCGATCCCTTCTACTATTCGAGCCGGCCGACCGTGCAGATCGCGCCCGGCACCGAGCTTCCGCTCGACGCGTTCTTCGGCCTGAATCCCGCGTTCGCCGACCTGCAGACGGTGTACGCGGCCGGCGACCTCGCCTTCATCCACGCCGCCGGCAGTCCCGATCCGTCACGCTCTCACTTCGACGCGCAGGACTTCATGGACCGCGCGGCGCCGGGCAACAAGTCGATCGTCGACGGATGGCTCAATCGATACCTCGGCGTCGCAGGCGGTGGCCAGTCGATCGCCGGGATCAGCATCTCGTCGGCGAAGACGAAGTCGCTCGTCGGACCCGCGCCGGCCCTCGCCTTCGAGTCGATCGCGGGCTTCACGCTCACGGGCAACTGGGCGAGCGAGCGCCGCATCGCGCTCGAGGCGCGCTACGAGATCGTCCCCGGGCTGGTCGGCGGTACCGTGGTCGATGCGTTCGAGGCGATGGACATCGTTGCCGGCGTCGATACGACCACCACCGTCACGTATCCCACCGGCGATCTCGGCGCCGCCCTCAGGGACGCCGCGGCGCTCATCAAGGCCGACATCGGTGTCAAGGTGATCGCGGTCAACATCGGCGGATGGGACCACCACACGAACCTGCTCGCGAACCTGGCCTCGCTGGGCGCCGAGCTGTCGGCGTGCCTGCGAGCGTTCCACGACGACCTCGGCGCCGACCTCGGACGCACTCTCACCCTGGTGATGACCGAGTTCGGCCGGCGCGTCGACGAGAACGGCGGCGACGGCACGGACCACGGCCACGGGGGCGTGATGATGGCGATGGGCGGCGGCATCGCCGGCGGACGCGTGGTCCTGAAGGACGGCCAGTGGCCGGGTCTCGCACCCGCCAACCGCTTCATCGGCCAGGATCTCCAGGTGACGACCGACTTCCGCGACGTGTTCGCGGAGGCCCTGAATCGTCACATGGGGCTCGCGGTGCCGTCGATGGGGCCGATCTTCCCGGGTTTCTCCGCGAGCGCGTCGCGGTTCCCGGGGCTCTATGCCTGA
- a CDS encoding MFS transporter, translating into MTAAPVSATYDRRLLYVATFLRALATGFLGVVLGLELAARGFGATETGLVVAAGLGGAAAAVLVTTLVGDRVGRRRLLLALTAAGAVGALVANAATSLPLLVAASFVGMLNGMGRDRGAALVLEQAMLPATTTDAGRTSAFAWYSLLQDVGHALGGLAAGLGAGRSLPIYAVLVLASGCPYLRLSPALEPDRSSETTRLSAEGRRVLWRISALFFLDSVAGGFIPGALLSVFFHERFGVGAGTLGILFFAARAANAASHLGAAWLARRIGLVNTMVFTHVPSSLLLMTVPLAPTFQVAAVLFLLREGLVEMDVPTRQSYVMAVVRPEERTVAAGVTQLVRVAGWAVGALLAGAAMEHIAAATPLAIAAALKITYDVCLYAAFRREHPPEERGRG; encoded by the coding sequence GTGACGGCCGCGCCGGTGAGTGCGACGTACGATCGTCGTCTGCTCTACGTGGCGACGTTCCTGCGCGCCCTCGCGACGGGATTCCTCGGCGTCGTGCTCGGGCTCGAGCTCGCTGCGCGTGGATTCGGTGCGACCGAGACCGGGCTCGTCGTCGCCGCGGGACTCGGCGGGGCGGCAGCTGCCGTCCTCGTGACGACGCTCGTCGGTGATCGGGTCGGTCGCCGCCGCCTGCTGCTGGCGCTGACGGCGGCCGGAGCCGTCGGCGCCCTGGTCGCGAACGCCGCCACGAGTCTCCCTCTGCTCGTCGCGGCCAGCTTCGTCGGGATGCTCAACGGGATGGGGCGCGATCGCGGTGCCGCGCTGGTGCTCGAGCAGGCGATGCTGCCGGCGACCACGACCGACGCGGGGCGCACGTCGGCCTTCGCATGGTACAGCCTCCTGCAGGACGTCGGGCACGCGTTGGGCGGGCTCGCCGCCGGCCTGGGCGCGGGGCGCTCGCTGCCGATCTATGCCGTGCTCGTCCTGGCGAGCGGCTGTCCGTACCTGCGCCTGTCGCCGGCCCTCGAACCCGATCGCTCGTCGGAGACGACACGGCTCTCCGCCGAGGGCCGGCGCGTGCTGTGGCGGATCTCGGCGCTCTTCTTCCTCGACAGCGTGGCCGGCGGGTTCATTCCGGGCGCGCTGCTGTCCGTCTTCTTCCACGAACGGTTCGGCGTCGGCGCCGGGACGCTCGGGATACTCTTCTTCGCGGCGCGCGCGGCGAATGCGGCATCGCATCTGGGCGCTGCCTGGCTCGCACGCAGGATCGGGCTCGTGAACACGATGGTCTTCACGCACGTCCCGTCGAGCCTCCTCCTGATGACGGTGCCGCTGGCGCCGACCTTCCAGGTGGCGGCCGTTCTCTTCCTTCTCCGAGAGGGTCTGGTCGAGATGGACGTTCCCACGCGGCAGTCGTACGTCATGGCGGTCGTCCGTCCCGAGGAGCGAACGGTGGCCGCGGGCGTGACGCAGCTCGTGCGAGTCGCGGGATGGGCGGTGGGTGCGTTGCTCGCCGGCGCCGCGATGGAGCACATCGCCGCGGCGACGCCGCTCGCGATCGCCGCCGCGCTGAAGATCACCTACGACGTGTGCCTCTACGCTGCGTTCCGGCGCGAGCATCCGCCGGAGGAGCGTGGCCGCGGCTAG
- a CDS encoding ferritin-like domain-containing protein, translated as MTTRDRYAYSAGADRWDVRGTFDTTFRWEYQDGRDALLKLYTKGKQRQWDADTRIDWSQDLDPENPEQLPDESIPIFASDVFRRLGRAERANLRRHFQSWQLSQFLHGEQGALICTAKIVQQVPMIDAKFYAATQVVDEARHVESYSRLLHEKFELAYPITPTLKRLLDDVISDSRWDMTYLGMQVLIEGLALAAFAQIRDQSQNPLAASVNAYVMQDEARHVAFGRFALRDYYPTLSEKERDEREEFAVEACYLMRDRFQAEEVWATLGLPVDECAAHMLESGFMQNYRSALFSRIVPTIKDIGLWGPRIRKAYQEMGIMGFADVDVAAMSAQDERVAEELDAARRQA; from the coding sequence ATGACCACACGGGATCGCTACGCCTATTCCGCAGGTGCCGACCGCTGGGACGTTCGGGGCACCTTCGACACCACCTTCCGCTGGGAGTACCAGGACGGACGCGACGCGCTGCTGAAGCTCTACACCAAGGGCAAGCAGCGCCAGTGGGACGCCGACACGCGGATCGACTGGTCCCAGGACCTGGATCCCGAGAACCCCGAGCAGCTGCCCGACGAGTCCATCCCCATCTTCGCGTCGGACGTCTTCCGGCGGCTCGGTCGCGCCGAGCGCGCAAACCTGCGCCGGCACTTCCAGAGCTGGCAGCTCTCGCAGTTCCTGCACGGCGAGCAGGGCGCGCTCATCTGCACCGCGAAGATCGTCCAGCAGGTGCCGATGATCGACGCCAAGTTCTACGCCGCCACGCAGGTCGTCGACGAGGCGCGGCACGTCGAGTCGTACTCCCGCCTGCTGCACGAGAAGTTCGAGCTCGCCTACCCGATCACGCCAACGCTGAAGCGCCTGCTCGACGACGTCATCTCGGACAGTCGTTGGGACATGACCTACCTCGGCATGCAGGTCCTGATCGAGGGTCTCGCCCTCGCCGCCTTCGCGCAGATCCGCGACCAGTCGCAGAACCCGCTCGCGGCATCGGTCAACGCCTACGTCATGCAGGACGAGGCGCGTCACGTGGCCTTCGGCCGCTTCGCGTTGCGCGACTACTACCCGACCCTCTCCGAGAAGGAGCGCGACGAGCGCGAGGAGTTCGCCGTGGAGGCCTGCTACCTCATGCGCGATCGCTTCCAGGCCGAAGAGGTGTGGGCCACGCTCGGGCTTCCGGTCGACGAGTGTGCCGCCCACATGCTCGAGTCGGGCTTCATGCAGAACTATCGCTCCGCGCTCTTCAGCCGCATCGTCCCCACGATCAAGGACATCGGTCTCTGGGGCCCGCGCATCCGCAAAGCCTACCAGGAGATGGGCATCATGGGCTTCGCCGACGTCGACGTCGCGGCGATGAGCGCGCAGGATGAGCGCGTGGCCGAGGAGCTCGACGCGGCCCGACGTCAGGCATAG